The following proteins are co-located in the Chlorocebus sabaeus isolate Y175 chromosome 21, mChlSab1.0.hap1, whole genome shotgun sequence genome:
- the PEG10 gene encoding retrotransposon-derived protein PEG10 isoform 1 (protein translation is dependent on -1 ribosomal frameshift; isoform 1 is encoded by transcript variant 1; The RefSeq protein has 1 substitution compared to this genomic sequence) gives MRNKRILKTKKRRSGRGGQDPGLHPHRSEATAGRSPPTPTVTLGPDCPPPPPPPPPHNNNNNNSKHTGHKSACVPNMTERRRDELSEEINNLREKVIKQSEENNNLQNQVQKLTEENTTLREQVEPTPEDEDDDIELRGAAAAAAPPPPIEEECPEDLPEKFDGNPDMLAPFMAQCQIFMEKSTRDFSVDRVRVCFVTSMMTGRAARWASAKLERSHYLMHNYPAFMMEMKHVFEDPQRREAAKRKIRRLRQGMGSVIDYSNAFQMIAQDLDWNEPALIDQYHEGLSDHIQEELSHLEVAKSLSALIGQCIHIERRLARAAAARKPRSPPRALVLPHVASHHQVDPTEPVGGARMRLTQEEKERRRKLNLCLYCGTGGHYADNCPAKASKASPAGKLPGPAVEGPSATGPEIIRSPQDDASSPHLQVMLQIHLPGRHTLFVRAMIDSGASGNFIDHEYVAQNGIPLRIKDWPILVEAIDGRPIASGPVVHETHDLIVDLGDHREVLSFDVTQSPFFPVVLGVRWLSTHDPNITWSTRSIVFDSEYCRYHCRMYSPIPPSLPPPAQQPPLYYPVDGYRVYQPVRYYYVQNVYTPVDEHVYPDHRLVDPHIEMIPGAHSIPSGHVYSLSEPEMAALRDFVARNVKDGLITPTIAPNGAQVLQVKRGWKLQVSYDCRAPNNFTIQNQYPRLSIPNLEDQAHLATYTEFIPQIPGYQTYPTYAAYPTYPVGFAWYPVGRDGQGRSLYVPVMITWNPHWYRQPPVPQYPPPQPPPPPPPPPPPPSYSTL, from the exons ATGCG aaataagcggattttgaaaacaaaaaaaagaaggagtgGAAGAGGGGGCCAGGATCCAGGCCTCCATCCCCACAGAAGTGAAGCTACAGCTGGGAggtctcctcccaccccaaccgTCACCCTGGGTCCCGACTGCccacctcctccccctccccctccccccaacaacaacaacaacaacaactccaAGCACACCGGCCATAAGAGCGCGTGTGTCCCCAACATGACCGAACGAAGAAGGGATGAGCTCTCTGAAGAGATCAACAACCTAAGAGAGAAGGTCATTAAGCAGTCCGAGGAGAACAACAACCTGCAGAACCAGGTGCAGAAGCTCACAGAGGAGAACACCACCCTTAGAGAGCAAGTGGAACCCACCcctgaggatgaggatgatgacaTCGAGCTCCGCGGTGCTGCAGCAGCTGCTGCCCCACCCCCTCCAATAGAGGAAGAGTGCCCAGAAGACCTTCCAGAGAAGTTTGATGGCAACCCAGACATGCTGGCTCCTTTCATGGCCCAGTGCCAGATCTTCATGGAAAAGAGCACCAGGGATTTCTCAGTTGATCGTGTCCGTGTCTGTTTCGTGACAAGCATGATGACCGGCCGTGCTGCCCGCTGGGCCTCGGCAAAGCTGGAGCGCTCCCACTACCTGATGCACAACTACCCAGCTTTCATGATGGAAATGAAGCATGTCTTTGAAGACCCTCAGAGGCGAGAGGCTGCCAAACGCAAGATCAGACGCCTGCGCCAAGGCATGGGGTCTGTCATCGACTATTCCAATGCTTTCCAGATGATTGCCCAGGACCTGGATTGGAACGAGCCTGCGCTGATTGACCAGTACCACGAGGGCCTCAGCGATCACATTCAGGAGGAGCTCTCCCACCTCGAGGTCGCCAAGTCGCTGTCTGCTCTGATTGGGCAGTGCATTCACATTGAGAGAAGGCTGGCCAGGGCTGCTGCAGCTCGCAAGCCACGCTCACCACCCCGGGCGCTGGTGTTGCCTCACGTTGCAAGCCACCACCAGGTAGATCCAACCGAGCCGGTGGGAGGTGCCCGCATGCGCCTGacccaggaggaaaaagaaagacgCAGAAAGCTGAACCTGTGCCTCTACTGTGGAACAGGAGGGCACTACGCTGACAACTGTCCTGCCAAGGCCTCGAAGGCTTCGCCGGCGGGA AAACTCCCCGGCCCCGCTGTAGAGGGACCTTCAGCGACCGGGCCAGAAATAATAAGGTCCCCACAAGATGACGCCTCATCTCCACACTTGCAAGTGATGCTCCAGATTCATCTTCCGGGCAGACACACCCTGTTCGTCCGAGCCATGATCGATTCTGGTGCTTCTGGCAACTTCATTGATCACGAATACGTTGCTCAAAATGGAATTCCTCTAAGAATCAAGGACTGGCCAATACTTGTGGAAGCAATTGATGGGCGCCCCATAGCATCGGGCCCAGTTGTCCACGAAACTCACGACCTGATAGTTGACCTGGGAGATCACCGTGAAGTGCTGTCATTTGATGTGACTCAGTCTCCATTCTTCCCTGTCGTCCTAGGGGTTCGCTGGCTGAGCACACATGATCCCAACATCACATGGAGCACTCGATCTATTGTCTTTGATTCTGAATACTGCCGCTACCACTGCCGGATGTATTCTCCAATACCACCATCGCTCCCACCACCAGCACAACAACCGCCACTCTATTATCCAGTAGATGGATACAGAGTTTACCAACCAGTGAGGTATTACTATGTCCAGAATGTGTACACTCCAGTAGATGAGCACGTCTACCCAGATCACCGCCTGGTTGACCCTCACATAGAAATGATACCTGGAGCACACAGTATTCCCAGCGGACATGTGTACTCACTGTCTGAACCTGAAATGGCAGCTCTTCGAGATTTTGTGGCAAGAAATGTGAAAGATGGGCTGATTACTCCAACGATTGCACCTAATGGAGCCCAAGTTCTCCAGGTGAAGAGGGGGTGGAAACTGCAAGTTTCTTACGATTGCCGAGCTCCAAACAATTTTACTATCCAGAATCAGTATCCTCGCCTGTCTATTCCAAATTTAGAAGACCAAGCGCACCTGGCAACGTACACTGAATTCATACCTCAGATACCTGGATACCAAACGTACCCCACATATGCCGCATACCCGACCTACCCAGTAGGATTCGCCTGGTACCCAGTGGGAAGAGACGGACAAGGAAGATCACTATATGTACCTGTTATGATCACTTGGAATCCACACTGGTACCGCCAGCCTCCGGTACCACAGTACCCGCCGCCACAGCCGCCGCCTCCAccaccaccgccgccgccgcctccatCTTACAGTACCCTGTAA
- the PEG10 gene encoding retrotransposon-derived protein PEG10 isoform 2 (isoform 2 is encoded by transcript variant 1; The RefSeq protein has 1 substitution compared to this genomic sequence) — translation MRNKRILKTKKRRSGRGGQDPGLHPHRSEATAGRSPPTPTVTLGPDCPPPPPPPPPHNNNNNNSKHTGHKSACVPNMTERRRDELSEEINNLREKVIKQSEENNNLQNQVQKLTEENTTLREQVEPTPEDEDDDIELRGAAAAAAPPPPIEEECPEDLPEKFDGNPDMLAPFMAQCQIFMEKSTRDFSVDRVRVCFVTSMMTGRAARWASAKLERSHYLMHNYPAFMMEMKHVFEDPQRREAAKRKIRRLRQGMGSVIDYSNAFQMIAQDLDWNEPALIDQYHEGLSDHIQEELSHLEVAKSLSALIGQCIHIERRLARAAAARKPRSPPRALVLPHVASHHQVDPTEPVGGARMRLTQEEKERRRKLNLCLYCGTGGHYADNCPAKASKASPAGNSPAPL, via the exons ATGCG aaataagcggattttgaaaacaaaaaaaagaaggagtgGAAGAGGGGGCCAGGATCCAGGCCTCCATCCCCACAGAAGTGAAGCTACAGCTGGGAggtctcctcccaccccaaccgTCACCCTGGGTCCCGACTGCccacctcctccccctccccctccccccaacaacaacaacaacaacaactccaAGCACACCGGCCATAAGAGCGCGTGTGTCCCCAACATGACCGAACGAAGAAGGGATGAGCTCTCTGAAGAGATCAACAACCTAAGAGAGAAGGTCATTAAGCAGTCCGAGGAGAACAACAACCTGCAGAACCAGGTGCAGAAGCTCACAGAGGAGAACACCACCCTTAGAGAGCAAGTGGAACCCACCcctgaggatgaggatgatgacaTCGAGCTCCGCGGTGCTGCAGCAGCTGCTGCCCCACCCCCTCCAATAGAGGAAGAGTGCCCAGAAGACCTTCCAGAGAAGTTTGATGGCAACCCAGACATGCTGGCTCCTTTCATGGCCCAGTGCCAGATCTTCATGGAAAAGAGCACCAGGGATTTCTCAGTTGATCGTGTCCGTGTCTGTTTCGTGACAAGCATGATGACCGGCCGTGCTGCCCGCTGGGCCTCGGCAAAGCTGGAGCGCTCCCACTACCTGATGCACAACTACCCAGCTTTCATGATGGAAATGAAGCATGTCTTTGAAGACCCTCAGAGGCGAGAGGCTGCCAAACGCAAGATCAGACGCCTGCGCCAAGGCATGGGGTCTGTCATCGACTATTCCAATGCTTTCCAGATGATTGCCCAGGACCTGGATTGGAACGAGCCTGCGCTGATTGACCAGTACCACGAGGGCCTCAGCGATCACATTCAGGAGGAGCTCTCCCACCTCGAGGTCGCCAAGTCGCTGTCTGCTCTGATTGGGCAGTGCATTCACATTGAGAGAAGGCTGGCCAGGGCTGCTGCAGCTCGCAAGCCACGCTCACCACCCCGGGCGCTGGTGTTGCCTCACGTTGCAAGCCACCACCAGGTAGATCCAACCGAGCCGGTGGGAGGTGCCCGCATGCGCCTGacccaggaggaaaaagaaagacgCAGAAAGCTGAACCTGTGCCTCTACTGTGGAACAGGAGGGCACTACGCTGACAACTGTCCTGCCAAGGCCTCGAAGGCTTCGCCGGCGGGAAACTCCCCGGCCCCGCTGTAG